From Thalassospiraceae bacterium LMO-JJ14:
GATTGAAAACGCACGGCGGCTTTGGGGCGTACAGCGTTTCGATCTTTATCAGGTGCACAATCTGCTGAACTGGGAAGCACACCTAGAAACGCTGCGTGCGGAAAAGGTCGCCGGCCGGGTCCGCTACATCGGCATCACCACCTCGCACGGCATGCGGCACAGCGGCATGGAAGACATCATGAAAACGCAAGACATCGACTTCGTGCAGCTCACATACAATGCCGTCGACCGCGAGGCCGAAGACCGGCTTTTGCCGTTGGCCACCGAGCGAGGCATCGCCGTGATCTGCAACCGGCCGTACCGGCGCAAACAACTGATCGATTTCGTGCAGGATCACCCGTTGCCCGCATGGGCAGCGGACGCGGGTGCCGCCAACTGGCCCGAGTTCCTGCTGAAGTTCATCATTTCACACCCCGCTGTCACCTGCGCCATTCCCGCAACATCCAGCGTCGAACACATGAGCGAGAATATGAACGCCATGCGCGGGCCGCTGCCGGATACCAAAACGCGCCGGCGCATGGCCGACTATGTGGCAGGCTTATAGACCATGGACCGGCTGATCCCGTTTTCGCCTGATGTCTATGTCGGTATGTTCGGCCGCTACAACGAAACGTACTGGCCGGCCTTGCTCGTCGCCGTCGCTCTCGGCGGTGTCTTGCTGTATTGCCTGAAGCGCGCCGACAGTTCCGCCGGACGGATACTGGCCTTGATCGTCGGCACATTCTGGATCTGGACCGGCTGGGCATTTCATATTGAAACCTATGCCGATCTGAACTGGGCCGCCGTGCCGTTCGGCGTACTGTTCATTGTGCAAGGGTTGCTGAGCGTGCTTTGGGGGGGGCTGCTCGGGCGTTTCGAGATCATCGCCGGGCGCACCCGCTCGCACGAGATCGGTGTCGTGCTCCTGTTCGCCGCACTCGTCCTGCCCCCCCTGTTGACGTTCTTCATGCATATGCCGATCGAAACAACGCACGGTTTCGCCATCACACCGGCGACGGTCGCGCTGATCAACGTTGCCGTCCTGTTCACGGTGTATGGCCGGGCTTCGTTATGGCTGCTCGCCTGGCCGATGCTATGGAGTGCCTGGGATCTGGCGTCCGCCGCGACGATGGATCTCTGGCGCGATGCGGCCCTGCCTGCGCTGGCGCTGGCGGCGTCGGTGTTTCTGATCCTGTCGCGAACGCGCCGCTGAACACTTACAGGCGTTGCCTAATGCGGCCGAAAACGATATCACAACGCCAAATCCAGACACGTTTTCAAGGGGCAGACCGCAGATGGCCAGTTATCAGTATTCGTATGTCATGCAGGGCGTTTCCAAGACGTTCCCGGGCGGCAAGGAAATCCTCAAGAACATCACCCTTTCGTTTCTCCCGGACGCCAAGATCGGCGTACTCGGCCCGAACGGTGCCGGGAAATCGACACTGATGAAGATCATGGCCGGGATCGATACCGAATTCACCGGCGAAGCCTGGGCCGCCAAGGGCGTGCGCGTCGGTTATCTGGAACAGGAACCACACCTCGACCCGACCAAGACCGTCGGCGAAAACGTGACGGACGGCCTCGGCGGCGTGAAAGATCTGCTCGACCGCTTCAACGAAATCTCCGCCAAGTTCGCCGAACCGATGGACGACGATGAAATGAACGCCGTCATCGCCGAACAGGCCGAACTGCAGGAACAGATCGATGCCGTCGACGGCTGGGATCTGGACCGCACCGTCGAGATCGCCATGGACGCGCTTCGCTGCCCGCCCGCCGACAGTGCCGTCGACAAACTGTCGGGTGGCGAACGCCGCCGTGTCGCGCTGTGCCGGCTTCTGCTGCAAAAGCCGGAAATGCTGTTGCTCGATGAGCCGACCAACCACCTGGATGCGGAATCCGTGGCGTGGTTACAGCACCACCTTTCGGCCTATGCCGGGACCGTCGTCATGGTGACGCACGACCGTTATTTCCTCGATAACGTCACGGGCTGGATACTCGAAATCGACCGCGGCCGCGGCATTCCGTATGAAGGCAATTACTCGTCCTGGCTGGAACAGAAACAGAAACGCCTGGCCCAGGAAGAACGTGAAGAATCTGCCCGCCAGCGTACGCTGTCGGAAGAACTTGAATGGATTCGTCAGAGCCCCCGTGCCCGCCAAGCGAAGTCCAAGGCGCGTATCACCGCGTACGAGGATTTGCTGGCCAAGTCACAGGACATCGCACCGGGTTCGGCACAGATCGTCATACCCGCCGCGCCGCGTCTCGGCGGACTGGTGATAGAAGCCAGCGACCTTCGCAAGGGCTTCGGCAATCATCTTCTGATCGATGCCCTTTCATTCAAAATCCCGCCCGGCGCCATCGTTGGGATCATCGGGCCGAACGGTGCCGGCAAGACGACGCTGTTCAAGCTGATCACCGAGCAGGAAAAACCCGACGGCGGCGACATCCGCATCGGTGATACGGTCAAACTCGGCTATGTCGATCAGTCGCGGGATGCCTTGAACGACAACAAGACGGTGTGGGAGGAAATCTCCGGCGGTCTCGACGAGATCGACCTCGGCAAACGCAAGATGCAGTCCCGCGCCTATGTCGCACAGTTCAACTTCAAGG
This genomic window contains:
- a CDS encoding DUF6064 family protein translates to MDRLIPFSPDVYVGMFGRYNETYWPALLVAVALGGVLLYCLKRADSSAGRILALIVGTFWIWTGWAFHIETYADLNWAAVPFGVLFIVQGLLSVLWGGLLGRFEIIAGRTRSHEIGVVLLFAALVLPPLLTFFMHMPIETTHGFAITPATVALINVAVLFTVYGRASLWLLAWPMLWSAWDLASAATMDLWRDAALPALALAASVFLILSRTRR
- the ettA gene encoding energy-dependent translational throttle protein EttA → MASYQYSYVMQGVSKTFPGGKEILKNITLSFLPDAKIGVLGPNGAGKSTLMKIMAGIDTEFTGEAWAAKGVRVGYLEQEPHLDPTKTVGENVTDGLGGVKDLLDRFNEISAKFAEPMDDDEMNAVIAEQAELQEQIDAVDGWDLDRTVEIAMDALRCPPADSAVDKLSGGERRRVALCRLLLQKPEMLLLDEPTNHLDAESVAWLQHHLSAYAGTVVMVTHDRYFLDNVTGWILEIDRGRGIPYEGNYSSWLEQKQKRLAQEEREESARQRTLSEELEWIRQSPRARQAKSKARITAYEDLLAKSQDIAPGSAQIVIPAAPRLGGLVIEASDLRKGFGNHLLIDALSFKIPPGAIVGIIGPNGAGKTTLFKLITEQEKPDGGDIRIGDTVKLGYVDQSRDALNDNKTVWEEISGGLDEIDLGKRKMQSRAYVAQFNFKGGDQQKKVGQLSGGERNRVHLANMLKSGANVLMLDEPTNDLDIDTLRALEEAIADFAGCVLITSHDRWFLDRLATHILAFEGDSHVEWFEGNYEDYEADKKRRLGDDALEPHRIKYKPLTR
- a CDS encoding aldo/keto reductase, with the translated sequence MSCLHIDRRRFMGLAAAGAALGAGGLPAFAAGPDILTKPIPRTGERIPAIGMGTWITFNVGEDRRLRDARTKVLARFFEMGGGMIDSSPMYGSSEEVVGYALEQLNTPSTLFSATKVWTPSTLHGREQIENARRLWGVQRFDLYQVHNLLNWEAHLETLRAEKVAGRVRYIGITTSHGMRHSGMEDIMKTQDIDFVQLTYNAVDREAEDRLLPLATERGIAVICNRPYRRKQLIDFVQDHPLPAWAADAGAANWPEFLLKFIISHPAVTCAIPATSSVEHMSENMNAMRGPLPDTKTRRRMADYVAGL